The DNA segment CAACAGCCGACGAAGAATCAACAACCGCCGAAGACTCACCAGCTGTCGTCGACTCAACCGTTACCGATGGCCGGACAGCTGTGGACCTCATGCCCGGCCTCCAGCCGTCTTTTCGGCGAGCTGCGCCTCATCGGCCGACTGCTGTTGACGAACCCAGGTGGCGAACATCGGATGGGTCATCAGTTCAGCGGGCGTCCCATCCAGAAGGATCTGCCCATCCTGCAGCCACACCACCCGGTCATGCGTGAGCGCTACGGACGCCTCATGGGTGATCGTGATGGTGGTGCGTCCTTGCGTCAGGGTGGCCAGACCAGCAAGGACTTCGGCCCGGGAAGCCTGATCCAACCCGGTCGTCACCTCATCGAGGATCACCACCTGCGAATCACGAAGCAACGCCCGGGCAATGGTGATCCGCTGCCGCTGCCCACCGGACAGGGTCCCACCGCGCTCGCCGACCAGGGTGTCATACCCGTCCTCGAATCCGGTGATGAACGTATGGGCATTTGCCAGCACCGCCGCCCGCTCCACCTCGGCGTCGGTGGCATCAGCCCGGCCATAACGGATGTTCTCCCGGATGGTGCCCGTAAACAGCACCGCATCCTGCAGTACCAGGCTGATATTCGACCGCAGCGACTCGAGCGTCACCGTCCGCAGATCGTGCCCATCCACGTGCGCGGTTCCCGACACCGGATCCATCATGCGCACCATCAGCGACACCAGGGTGGACTTGCCCGATCCTGACGGCCCCACAATTGCTGTCTTGCGCCCACCCACCAGCGCCAGGTCCAGGTTTTTCAGGACCGGATGCCCGTCACCATAGGCAGCGGTCATGTTGCGGAACTCCACATCGCCCCACACCTTGCCCAGCGATACGGCGTTCGGGGCGTCAACAATGTCCACTCGTTCGTCCAGGAGGTCGGCTACCCGCTCGCCCGACGCCGTCGCGCGGGCAATCCGCCCCGTGTACTTGGCCAGGTCCCGCAGCGGCTTCATGGAGGTTTTCAGGTACATCAGAAACAGCACCAGATCGCCGGGAGTCATGGCCCCCTGCACCACCCTCCACCCGCCGCCAGCCAGCACGACGGCGGTGGCGACGCCGACAATGACGTCGGTGCGACGCTCCAACGCCGCAGCCAGGCGCCTGGACTGGACTCCGTCCTTGAGGGTCTTCTGGTTACTGCTGCCAAACCGATCGGAGAGGGTCTTTTCGAGGCCGTAGGTCTGCACCACCCTGATAGCACCCAGGCTCTCCTGGGCGGTGTTGGCAAGCGAACCTTCGCCTTTCCGGGTCCTGCGCGCCGCGACGGTGATCTTGCCGGTGCTGACCCTCGACAGCAGCAGGAAACTGGCACAGGCAATGACCACCACCAGGGCGAGCAGCGGATCAAGCCAGAACATCACCCCGCCCATCACCACCAGCGTGATGCAGTTGGCGATCAGCGGCAGCCCTGCGCTCACCGCCACCTCCTGGAGCCGGCCGACGTCGCCCACCAACCGCTGGATGGTGTCACCGGTCCGCGCCGACGAGTGATACCGGGTGGACAGGGACTGCACGTGC comes from the Arthrobacter sp. CAN_C5 genome and includes:
- a CDS encoding ABC transporter ATP-binding protein, with translation MTIEKTPPVIATPPPAPAIVRTPKPATPPTIGPKMARSPLRRTINIAKPHLRKHRLLMSGGVVALLFEVIFRVLEPWPVKFVVDAISRSLGADLAGTGPLATEGLLLACGAGLLVIIGMRALCNYLATVAFALAGSRVATELRARVFEHVQSLSTRYHSSARTGDTIQRLVGDVGRLQEVAVSAGLPLIANCITLVVMGGVMFWLDPLLALVVVIACASFLLLSRVSTGKITVAARRTRKGEGSLANTAQESLGAIRVVQTYGLEKTLSDRFGSSNQKTLKDGVQSRRLAAALERRTDVIVGVATAVVLAGGGWRVVQGAMTPGDLVLFLMYLKTSMKPLRDLAKYTGRIARATASGERVADLLDERVDIVDAPNAVSLGKVWGDVEFRNMTAAYGDGHPVLKNLDLALVGGRKTAIVGPSGSGKSTLVSLMVRMMDPVSGTAHVDGHDLRTVTLESLRSNISLVLQDAVLFTGTIRENIRYGRADATDAEVERAAVLANAHTFITGFEDGYDTLVGERGGTLSGGQRQRITIARALLRDSQVVILDEVTTGLDQASRAEVLAGLATLTQGRTTITITHEASVALTHDRVVWLQDGQILLDGTPAELMTHPMFATWVRQQQSADEAQLAEKTAGGRA